The following proteins are encoded in a genomic region of Nicotiana sylvestris chromosome 4, ASM39365v2, whole genome shotgun sequence:
- the LOC104240100 gene encoding GRF1-interacting factor 1, with the protein MQQHLMQMQPTMAAYYPTNVTTDHIQQYLDENKSLILKIVESQNSGKLSECAENQARLQRNLMYLAAIADSQPQPSSMHSQFGSGGMMQPGTHNYLQQQQAQQMTTQSLMAARSSSMLYGQQQQQQSLSPYQQGLHSQLGMSSGSGSSGLHMMQSEASGHGGSGGFPDFGRGNKQDIGALSAEGRGGSSSGHGGDGGENLYLKSADDGN; encoded by the exons atgCAGCAGCACCTGATGCAGATGCAGCCCACGATGGCAGCCTACTATCCGACGAACGTCACCACTGACCATATTCAACAG TACTTGGACGAGAACAAATCACTGATTCTGAAGATTGTTGAGAGCCAGAACTCAGGGAAACTCAGTGAATGTGCAGA GAACCAGGCTAGGCTTCAAAGGAATCTGATGTACCTTGCTGCTATTGCTGATTCTCAACCTCAACCTTCTAGCATGCATTCTCAG TTTGGTTCTGGCGGGATGATGCAGCCAGGAACACATAATTATCTGCAGCAACAACAAGCACAACAAATGACAACACAGTCACTCATGGCCGCGCGATCCTCCTCAATGCTCTatggacaacaacaacaacaacaatcactATCCCCATATCAACAAGGTTTGCATAGCCAACTTGGTATGAGCTCTGGTAGTGGAAGCAGTGGACTTCACATGATGCAAAGTGAAGCATCAGGTCACGGCGGAAGTGGAGGTTTTCCTGACTTTGGTCGCGGAAATAAGCAAGATATTGGGGCGCTGTCTGCTGAAGGGCGCGGTGGAAGTTCAAGTGGACATGGTGGAGATGGTGGTGAGAATCTTTATCTGAAATCTGCTGATGATGGTAACTAA